The following are from one region of the Sandaracinus amylolyticus genome:
- a CDS encoding putative metal-binding motif-containing protein has protein sequence MRTTSFIYAVFACLIALLAPPARVHAQATCVDATGDACRNVLRTARPDGVVNDVFTTRDGLYGPQLRFATYVRGANGCYGVSDRPTILEGYTCTETGVPALGTDRAPYANSLDWYWTQVYRTRDDGVTFVNDGEPGFYEPSRGRIYDLGGEANRVVLFPITDHPPLPCEAFEYSVYLSNDPNATVTASPGAPNPMHWNPARLIRAFEQGWTRNPTALGASEAGRPDLGTWLRDSSAGEAVSDALVTVWALPCGLSFRYASIVAGNYGNPGPECVYHSNEDELDAVAGLNEDDTAICIDADGDGHRAASCGGSDCDDSDPAVHPGAFEPCDATRDLDCMPMAECPSGTRCESASGLCVTTCFEGGCGAGFTCTASGLCMESACAARTEPCPAGTICRGGECRAPCDGVVCPRGELCTGGACIDPCDGVVCPANQTCIAGTPGALTLCGPACTCDEISTPLCGAGRACDARPESPTRGECVDPGCETATCAATEVCVAGACVDACDGVTCPLGQRCDAGSCVVDRCASVTCPGGRVCRAGECVDACDGVTCGDGERCRNGVCMPDPCAGITCAPGFVCNEGTCVASGPQDAGGQGMDAGGRGPRGTTDGGCCRVAGGGHRGTGGVMALVIALAIVLAARRRR, from the coding sequence GTGCGCACCACGAGCTTCATCTACGCCGTCTTCGCTTGTCTGATCGCGCTCCTCGCTCCACCCGCTCGCGTGCACGCGCAGGCGACGTGCGTCGACGCGACCGGCGATGCGTGCCGCAACGTGCTCCGCACCGCGCGTCCCGACGGCGTGGTGAACGACGTCTTCACCACGCGCGACGGGCTCTACGGTCCGCAGCTCCGCTTCGCGACCTACGTGCGCGGTGCGAACGGCTGCTACGGCGTGAGCGACCGACCGACGATCCTCGAGGGCTACACCTGCACCGAGACCGGCGTGCCCGCGCTCGGCACCGATCGCGCGCCCTACGCGAACTCGCTCGACTGGTACTGGACCCAGGTCTACCGCACGCGCGACGACGGCGTGACCTTCGTCAACGACGGAGAGCCCGGCTTCTACGAGCCCTCGCGCGGGCGCATCTACGACCTCGGCGGCGAGGCCAACCGCGTGGTGCTCTTCCCGATCACCGATCACCCGCCGCTGCCCTGCGAGGCGTTCGAGTACAGCGTCTATCTCTCGAACGATCCCAACGCGACGGTGACCGCGTCGCCCGGCGCGCCGAACCCGATGCACTGGAACCCGGCGCGCCTGATCCGCGCGTTCGAGCAGGGCTGGACCCGCAACCCGACCGCGCTGGGCGCGTCGGAGGCGGGGCGGCCGGATCTCGGCACGTGGCTGCGCGACAGCAGCGCGGGCGAGGCGGTCTCGGACGCGCTGGTCACCGTGTGGGCGCTGCCGTGCGGGCTCTCGTTCCGCTACGCGTCGATCGTCGCGGGCAACTACGGCAATCCCGGGCCCGAGTGCGTCTACCACAGCAACGAGGACGAGCTCGACGCGGTCGCGGGCCTCAACGAGGACGACACCGCGATCTGCATCGACGCCGACGGCGACGGACACCGCGCCGCGAGCTGTGGCGGAAGTGACTGCGACGATAGCGATCCCGCCGTGCACCCCGGCGCGTTCGAGCCCTGCGACGCGACGCGCGATCTCGACTGCATGCCGATGGCGGAGTGCCCCTCGGGCACTCGCTGCGAGAGCGCGAGCGGGCTCTGCGTGACGACGTGCTTCGAGGGCGGCTGCGGCGCGGGCTTCACCTGCACCGCGAGCGGGCTCTGCATGGAGAGCGCGTGCGCGGCGCGCACCGAGCCCTGCCCCGCGGGGACGATCTGCCGCGGCGGCGAGTGCCGCGCGCCCTGCGACGGAGTCGTGTGCCCGCGCGGTGAGCTGTGCACCGGCGGCGCGTGCATCGATCCCTGCGACGGCGTCGTGTGCCCCGCGAACCAGACCTGCATCGCGGGCACGCCGGGCGCGCTGACGCTCTGCGGTCCGGCGTGCACCTGCGACGAGATCTCGACCCCGCTCTGCGGCGCCGGTCGCGCCTGCGATGCGCGCCCCGAGTCGCCGACGCGCGGTGAGTGCGTCGATCCCGGGTGCGAGACCGCGACCTGCGCCGCGACGGAAGTGTGCGTCGCCGGCGCGTGCGTCGACGCGTGCGACGGAGTGACGTGCCCGCTCGGGCAGCGCTGCGACGCGGGCTCGTGCGTGGTGGATCGCTGCGCGTCGGTCACCTGCCCGGGCGGGCGCGTGTGCCGCGCGGGCGAGTGCGTCGACGCGTGCGACGGCGTGACGTGCGGCGACGGCGAGCGCTGCCGCAACGGCGTGTGCATGCCCGATCCGTGTGCGGGGATCACCTGCGCGCCGGGCTTCGTGTGCAACGAGGGCACCTGCGTCGCCTCGGGCCCGCAGGACGCGGGCGGCCAGGGCATGGACGCGGGCGGGCGCGGGCCGCGCGGCACGACCGACGGCGGATGCTGTCGTGTCGCGGGCGGCGGTCATCGCGGCACCGGCGGCGTGATGGCGCTGGTGATCGCGCTCGCGATCGTGCTCGCGGCGCGCCGCCGTCGTTGA
- a CDS encoding ATP-binding protein, translated as MALSPGLHLRLLGEIDASVDGTRVPLPPSKKTRALLAYLALTGREHRRDRLSDLLWDVTDDRRAALRWSLTKLRDVVDSEGRERLRADREHVSLDLADVHIDVLEVRAMVGSDVEAVATPVLERALERFGGELLEGLDLEDFPVFHAWCVAERHEVRRLRVRILTTLLERARSNPQRALPYARDLVQLDPTDAAARARLQELLHASGRYREAEAQSRTDRRLLGAPALPAPDARVSSSPRDRAGEALAPLIGRRAELDAVRAAIDAGAPPVVVITGEPGIGKSRLCAELVRALRDRGATVLEGRALEVHPGWPFGAWIDAFRALDATGLDAAIATTLAPLLTPAVAPEETSAQGRERLFHAASEALASKDSPWVVLEDVHWLDESSIALAHHVVQRGVRLLLTAREGELGDNPFVSRVLRALRQADLVHELALAPLDREETAQLVGSDLDDLYEQSGGNPLFALELARAPRTSSAVPRSITRVVRDRLDALPADTGDALRWAAVLGASFDLPMLEGALAVSEDALVSTIEELERHGWIVPLGAEIERAPAYRFAHEIVRRAVYDALSEPRRRLMHGKVARLVAARPDVDGSAVSTIAHHAALAGDFALAARACRDAGERSMRLYAAADAFALARRGLSYVDKLADPERTTRAIDLLHLALRARRPEDRGEAMARLAELTERALDLGATDHARIGFYLRAFLEWEDGEARDVRSLSHAIEATSRLGSARERVLGFGDAAHCLVSIERDLPRAEALILEAEAIAAREHVESFAVSLTRAMLRAHKGDLDAAEEHLERALGIARRDGDRLQEFVALEREIDVDLQRGALDRARGRVERLIALGERTREGSERPHARALRALIDHALERGHERALDEAITALIAADSKRRCAYVLVRAAEVELDRNELDAARRHALTALDFARRIDAPSEITGALAALVRAGDSDALAALRDATSRVVSERARRAAARALEHGGASWSA; from the coding sequence GTGGCTCTCTCTCCCGGCCTGCACCTGCGACTGCTCGGCGAGATCGACGCGAGCGTCGACGGGACGCGGGTCCCGCTGCCGCCCTCGAAGAAGACGCGCGCGCTGCTCGCGTACCTCGCGCTCACCGGGCGCGAGCACCGCCGCGATCGGCTGAGCGATCTGCTCTGGGACGTCACCGACGATCGCCGTGCCGCGCTGCGGTGGAGCCTCACCAAGCTGCGCGACGTGGTCGACTCCGAAGGGCGAGAGCGGCTGCGCGCCGATCGCGAGCACGTCTCGCTCGATCTCGCCGACGTGCACATCGACGTGCTCGAGGTGCGCGCGATGGTCGGGAGCGACGTCGAGGCCGTGGCGACACCGGTGCTCGAGCGCGCGCTCGAGCGCTTCGGCGGCGAGCTGCTCGAGGGCCTCGATCTCGAGGATTTCCCGGTGTTCCACGCGTGGTGCGTCGCCGAGCGCCACGAGGTGCGAAGGCTGCGGGTGCGCATCCTGACGACGCTGCTCGAGCGCGCGCGGAGCAACCCGCAGCGCGCGCTGCCCTACGCGCGCGATCTCGTGCAGCTCGATCCCACCGACGCCGCGGCGCGGGCTCGCCTGCAGGAGCTGCTGCACGCGAGCGGGCGCTACCGCGAGGCCGAGGCGCAATCGCGCACCGATCGCCGCCTGCTCGGTGCGCCCGCGCTGCCCGCGCCCGATGCCCGCGTGTCGTCGTCGCCGCGGGATCGTGCCGGCGAAGCGCTCGCGCCGCTGATCGGTCGGCGCGCCGAGCTCGACGCAGTGCGTGCGGCGATCGACGCGGGCGCGCCGCCGGTCGTCGTCATCACCGGCGAGCCGGGGATCGGCAAGTCGCGGCTCTGCGCGGAGCTGGTGCGCGCGCTGCGCGATCGCGGCGCGACGGTGCTCGAGGGACGCGCGCTCGAGGTGCATCCGGGCTGGCCTTTCGGCGCGTGGATCGACGCGTTCCGCGCCCTCGACGCGACCGGGCTCGACGCCGCGATCGCGACCACGCTCGCGCCGCTGCTCACGCCCGCGGTCGCGCCCGAGGAAACGTCGGCGCAGGGGCGCGAGCGTCTGTTCCACGCGGCGTCGGAGGCGCTCGCCTCGAAGGACTCGCCGTGGGTCGTGCTCGAGGACGTGCACTGGCTCGACGAGTCCTCGATCGCGCTCGCGCACCACGTGGTGCAGCGCGGCGTGAGGCTGCTGCTCACGGCGCGCGAGGGCGAGCTCGGCGACAACCCGTTCGTCTCGCGGGTGCTGCGCGCGCTGCGCCAGGCCGATCTCGTGCACGAGCTCGCGCTCGCGCCGCTCGACCGCGAGGAGACCGCGCAGCTCGTGGGCTCGGACCTCGACGATCTCTACGAGCAGAGCGGCGGCAACCCGCTCTTCGCGCTCGAGCTCGCGCGCGCGCCGCGCACCTCCAGCGCCGTGCCGCGCTCGATCACGCGGGTGGTGCGCGATCGACTCGATGCGCTCCCCGCGGACACCGGCGACGCGCTGCGCTGGGCCGCAGTGCTCGGCGCGAGCTTCGATCTGCCGATGCTCGAGGGCGCGCTCGCGGTGTCCGAGGACGCGCTCGTGAGCACCATCGAGGAGCTCGAGCGCCACGGTTGGATCGTCCCGCTCGGTGCCGAGATCGAGCGCGCGCCGGCGTACCGGTTCGCGCACGAGATCGTTCGGCGCGCGGTGTACGACGCGCTCTCCGAGCCGCGCCGCCGCCTCATGCACGGCAAGGTCGCACGGCTCGTCGCGGCGCGGCCCGACGTCGACGGCTCGGCGGTGTCGACGATCGCGCACCACGCCGCGCTCGCGGGCGACTTCGCGCTCGCGGCGCGCGCCTGTCGCGACGCGGGCGAGCGATCGATGCGGCTCTACGCCGCGGCCGATGCGTTCGCGCTCGCGCGGCGCGGCCTCTCGTACGTCGACAAGCTCGCCGATCCCGAGCGCACCACCCGCGCGATCGATCTGCTCCACCTCGCGCTTCGCGCGCGTCGCCCCGAGGATCGCGGCGAGGCGATGGCGAGGCTCGCCGAGCTCACCGAGCGCGCGCTCGATCTCGGCGCGACCGATCACGCGCGGATCGGCTTCTACCTGCGCGCGTTCCTCGAGTGGGAGGACGGCGAAGCGCGCGACGTGCGCAGCCTCTCGCACGCGATCGAGGCCACCTCGCGGCTCGGCAGCGCGCGCGAGCGCGTGCTCGGGTTCGGCGACGCCGCGCATTGTCTGGTGTCGATCGAGCGCGACCTGCCGCGCGCGGAAGCGCTGATCCTCGAGGCCGAGGCGATCGCGGCGCGCGAGCACGTCGAGTCGTTCGCGGTCTCGCTCACCCGCGCGATGCTCCGCGCGCACAAGGGCGATCTCGACGCCGCGGAGGAGCACCTCGAGCGCGCGCTCGGGATCGCGCGGCGCGACGGAGATCGCCTCCAGGAATTCGTCGCGCTCGAGCGCGAGATCGACGTCGATCTGCAGCGCGGCGCGCTCGACCGAGCACGCGGCCGCGTCGAGCGTCTGATCGCGCTCGGCGAGCGCACCCGCGAAGGAAGCGAGCGCCCCCATGCACGCGCGCTCCGCGCGCTGATCGATCACGCGCTGGAGCGCGGCCACGAGCGCGCGCTGGACGAGGCGATCACCGCGCTGATCGCCGCGGACAGCAAGCGACGCTGCGCCTACGTGCTGGTGCGCGCCGCCGAGGTCGAGCTCGATCGCAACGAGCTCGATGCTGCGCGCCGTCACGCCCTCACCGCGCTCGACTTCGCGCGCCGCATCGATGCCCCGAGCGAGATCACCGGAGCGCTCGCGGCGCTCGTCCGCGCCGGCGACTCCGACGCGCTCGCCGCGCTGCGCGACGCGACCTCGCGCGTCGTCTCGGAGCGGGCGCGTCGCGCCGCAGCACGAGCGCTGGAGCATGGAGGTGCCTCGTGGAGCGCGTGA
- a CDS encoding nickel-binding protein: MERVIVEREFDVPVDLEELVERARRNALCYELRNVTHVRTIVSNDGRRMICEYDAPDAESVREANDLAGVPYLRVWTARRIG, from the coding sequence GTGGAGCGCGTGATCGTCGAGCGCGAGTTCGACGTCCCGGTCGACCTGGAGGAGCTCGTCGAGAGAGCGCGCCGCAACGCGCTCTGTTACGAGCTCCGCAACGTCACCCACGTGCGCACGATCGTGTCGAACGACGGGCGCCGCATGATCTGCGAGTACGACGCGCCCGACGCGGAGTCGGTGCGCGAGGCGAACGATCTCGCGGGCGTGCCCTACCTGCGGGTGTGGACCGCGCGCCGCATCGGGTGA
- a CDS encoding alpha-2-macroglobulin family protein, translating to MKRWSALGVMVVIALGTGAPARGVDLSTPLPIPLPNRPFLLVEAPRRFLPSEIAAVDVDLAEEGTVGIAVLRVHDPMALLAAAPSRQGISVAPTALGRESEALMAQAGPLPRRGSALTLIAQRDEPLRVRRGRGRVSHGGESAVYDSYEGEESDVETYGVHAGAWATGSIALGRLPEGLYLVRVTRGAWAGSTLVSVGRDVLLVRRGDLHDEVRVLGGDGAPRANVPVEAREGGSVIAAGVTDAQGALRLRASERERLRFVAREGEDVTWADVAHARMAACDPRVFLGTGRPVFRAGDVIHVRGHVRGCDGRGEERALGDEPLVLAPGDVAVRSDANGDFVAELIAPADGILRARVRGHESVRDVTIDQRRLPERALTVRLDRAYAAPGERVEVEVADDEGGWPRVAQVSLRTPVGTMSSEIGPRHPARFSFVMPRRDEVLARISLEATLAQPGRVQTAHAELWTGRRAEIVELTSDRSHGQQNARVPVRVRASDLAGNARPGAIVVSLHGSDGNGRGPERARWDVHAGDDGWAALDVELQGAGPWWIEARRGESVASLVMRDRPGPAQLGTRGELAVQPRAEVVEPGGTLEVDVRMRAGATAWVTLEQGSVHASRLVRGASRVTLEVPREARGMATVVATEVRGPEVKSASATVEVRTSRRFAMSATTERRSYAEGERARVTIEARDRENAPRDAVVSVWMADAGWWELGDERHPAPDDYFRIAGRPASAGDGSAPVVYGAEEGRHVDAWMEWNGTRVERASFRHGWGFGGALVAMERSGSLRDVVQALAQAAGLRGAEVCEAANARHEPVSVRAQQLPWDLIAMRTHELASVQLDGEEALGEPYVQDGVLHFDCGGGTGMGIVGSGSGSGYGGGAGGLGTRGGAREERLEGTLFFLGRLALGADGREVIEVPLPAHPGRWRIEALAIAEDGGGASANAVVHTTRPVVATVQAPRRLAVGDESELRIDVLAPSAAGGTVELAIASGEAIAIDGEARAVAIDARGHGSLPLRVRGVREGRSSLTVRAAMASGADDEVRVDVEVAPSATSQPVAMRAVIGPGATDVMLPVPPRVRDAVLRVRVGSDVAAMVQERLEVLHAPQWQVPVLRADRLGALLALARASEDEAVERSVRGEAAALIASAEADAGGDGSLSWWAGIERDDVMTAELVWGLAPWRDDASLRAGWVRAADALRVRMDAGEIDAREASAVAAALARAGDRDRARRLLSDAALDDADALVWAVRAARASGDSASPYGARLEPVIDAMLSSRGASSTCLAWFLCMARRGERATMARAAEALIESGRPGARERAARIAMRIAERPADVGAWTWGDADADVLALIARLEDGRAEEVVATVMQGERRLARVRGDASVVVPAGDEPIVLRFEGGRGRFVIASVDGVVDVDAARAGRGSVPIERRFVSERGARFVEVELTLRRDAREVAISVPLPAGLELGARAGGATLGVSASGRRFTWWGAEVDGGPEVPRMVRDAAGLALRWERLRAGRYVVRVPLVESARGRFTAGAVLLRTADDTTWGLAPPLVLE from the coding sequence GCGGCCGGGTGTCGCACGGGGGCGAGAGCGCGGTCTACGACAGCTACGAGGGCGAGGAGAGCGACGTCGAGACCTACGGCGTGCACGCCGGCGCGTGGGCGACCGGGAGCATCGCGCTGGGGCGCTTGCCCGAGGGCCTCTATCTGGTGCGCGTCACCCGCGGCGCGTGGGCGGGCTCGACGCTGGTCTCGGTCGGACGCGACGTGCTGCTGGTGCGGCGCGGCGATCTCCACGACGAGGTGCGGGTGCTCGGCGGCGACGGCGCGCCGCGCGCGAACGTGCCGGTGGAGGCGCGCGAGGGCGGGAGCGTGATCGCGGCGGGCGTGACCGACGCGCAGGGCGCGCTGCGGTTGCGGGCGTCGGAGCGCGAGCGGCTGCGCTTCGTGGCGCGCGAGGGCGAGGACGTGACCTGGGCCGACGTCGCGCACGCGCGGATGGCGGCCTGTGATCCGCGGGTGTTCCTCGGCACCGGGCGCCCGGTGTTCCGGGCGGGCGACGTGATCCACGTGCGCGGTCACGTGCGGGGGTGCGACGGTCGCGGCGAGGAGCGCGCGCTCGGCGACGAGCCGCTCGTGCTGGCGCCGGGCGACGTCGCGGTGCGCAGCGATGCGAACGGCGACTTCGTCGCGGAGCTGATCGCGCCGGCCGACGGGATCCTGCGGGCGCGGGTGCGCGGGCACGAGTCGGTGCGCGACGTGACGATCGATCAGCGCCGGCTCCCCGAGCGCGCGCTGACGGTGCGCCTCGATCGCGCGTACGCGGCGCCGGGCGAGCGCGTCGAGGTGGAGGTCGCGGACGACGAGGGTGGGTGGCCGCGGGTCGCGCAGGTCTCGTTGCGGACCCCGGTGGGCACGATGTCGAGCGAGATCGGACCGCGACACCCGGCGCGCTTCTCGTTCGTCATGCCGCGGCGCGACGAGGTGCTCGCGCGCATCTCGCTCGAGGCGACGCTCGCGCAGCCCGGTCGGGTGCAGACCGCACACGCCGAGCTGTGGACCGGGCGGCGCGCCGAGATCGTGGAGCTGACGAGCGATCGCTCGCACGGGCAGCAGAACGCGCGGGTGCCGGTGCGGGTGCGCGCCAGCGATCTCGCGGGGAACGCGCGGCCGGGCGCGATCGTCGTGAGCTTGCACGGCAGCGACGGGAACGGACGGGGGCCCGAGCGCGCGCGGTGGGACGTGCACGCCGGCGACGACGGCTGGGCGGCGCTCGACGTGGAGCTGCAGGGCGCGGGGCCGTGGTGGATCGAGGCGCGACGCGGTGAGAGCGTGGCGTCGCTGGTGATGCGCGATCGGCCTGGCCCCGCGCAGCTCGGCACCCGCGGGGAGCTCGCGGTGCAGCCGCGCGCCGAGGTGGTGGAGCCGGGCGGGACGCTCGAGGTCGACGTTCGGATGCGCGCCGGCGCGACGGCGTGGGTGACGCTCGAGCAGGGCAGCGTGCACGCGAGCCGGCTGGTGCGTGGAGCCTCGCGGGTGACGCTCGAGGTGCCGCGCGAGGCGCGCGGGATGGCGACGGTCGTCGCGACCGAGGTGCGGGGCCCCGAGGTGAAGAGCGCGAGCGCGACCGTCGAGGTGCGCACCAGCCGCCGCTTCGCGATGAGCGCGACCACCGAGCGGCGCAGCTACGCCGAGGGCGAGCGGGCGCGGGTGACGATCGAGGCGCGCGATCGCGAGAACGCGCCGCGCGATGCGGTGGTGTCGGTGTGGATGGCCGACGCGGGGTGGTGGGAGCTCGGGGACGAGCGGCATCCCGCGCCCGACGACTACTTCCGGATCGCGGGGCGTCCCGCGAGCGCGGGCGACGGGAGCGCGCCGGTCGTGTACGGCGCGGAGGAAGGACGCCACGTCGACGCGTGGATGGAGTGGAACGGCACCCGCGTGGAGCGCGCGAGCTTCCGCCACGGCTGGGGGTTCGGCGGCGCGCTGGTCGCGATGGAGCGCTCGGGCTCGCTGCGCGACGTGGTGCAGGCGCTGGCGCAGGCGGCGGGGCTGCGGGGCGCCGAGGTGTGCGAGGCGGCGAACGCGCGGCACGAGCCGGTGAGCGTGCGGGCGCAGCAGCTTCCCTGGGATCTGATCGCGATGCGCACCCACGAGCTCGCGAGCGTGCAGCTCGATGGCGAGGAGGCGCTGGGCGAGCCCTACGTGCAAGACGGGGTGCTGCACTTCGATTGCGGCGGCGGCACCGGGATGGGCATCGTGGGCTCGGGGAGCGGCAGTGGCTATGGCGGGGGCGCGGGCGGGCTCGGGACGCGGGGCGGGGCGCGCGAGGAGCGTCTCGAGGGCACGCTGTTCTTCCTGGGGCGCCTCGCGCTGGGCGCCGACGGACGCGAGGTGATCGAGGTGCCGCTGCCCGCGCATCCGGGGCGGTGGCGCATCGAGGCGCTGGCGATCGCCGAGGACGGCGGCGGCGCGTCGGCGAATGCGGTGGTGCACACCACGCGGCCGGTGGTCGCGACGGTGCAGGCCCCGCGGCGGCTCGCGGTGGGCGACGAGAGCGAGCTGCGCATCGACGTGCTCGCGCCGAGCGCCGCGGGCGGCACCGTGGAGCTCGCGATCGCGAGCGGCGAGGCGATCGCGATCGATGGCGAGGCGCGCGCGGTGGCGATCGACGCGCGCGGGCACGGCTCGCTGCCGCTGCGGGTGCGCGGGGTGCGTGAGGGACGCTCGTCGCTGACGGTGCGCGCGGCGATGGCGAGCGGCGCCGACGACGAGGTGCGCGTCGACGTCGAGGTCGCACCCAGCGCGACGTCGCAGCCGGTCGCGATGCGCGCGGTGATCGGGCCCGGCGCGACCGACGTGATGCTCCCGGTGCCGCCGCGGGTGCGCGACGCGGTGCTGCGGGTGCGCGTGGGGAGCGACGTCGCGGCGATGGTGCAGGAGCGCCTCGAGGTGCTGCACGCGCCGCAGTGGCAGGTCCCGGTGCTGCGCGCCGATCGGCTGGGCGCGCTGCTCGCGCTCGCGCGGGCGAGCGAGGACGAGGCGGTGGAGCGCTCGGTGCGCGGTGAGGCCGCGGCGCTCATCGCGAGCGCGGAGGCGGACGCGGGCGGCGACGGATCGCTCTCGTGGTGGGCGGGGATCGAGCGCGACGACGTGATGACCGCGGAGCTGGTCTGGGGGCTCGCGCCGTGGCGCGACGACGCGTCGCTTCGTGCGGGCTGGGTGCGGGCCGCGGACGCGCTGCGCGTGCGGATGGACGCGGGCGAGATCGACGCGCGCGAGGCGTCGGCGGTCGCGGCGGCCCTGGCGCGGGCGGGGGATCGTGATCGCGCGCGGCGCTTGTTGAGCGATGCCGCGCTCGACGATGCCGACGCGCTGGTGTGGGCGGTGCGCGCGGCGCGCGCGTCGGGGGACTCGGCCTCGCCCTACGGGGCGCGGCTCGAGCCGGTGATCGACGCGATGCTCTCGTCGCGCGGAGCGAGCTCGACGTGTCTCGCGTGGTTCCTCTGCATGGCGCGCCGGGGCGAGCGCGCGACGATGGCGCGCGCAGCGGAGGCGCTGATCGAGAGCGGTCGTCCCGGCGCACGCGAGCGAGCGGCGCGCATCGCGATGCGCATCGCGGAGCGTCCCGCCGACGTCGGCGCCTGGACGTGGGGCGACGCCGACGCCGACGTGCTCGCGCTGATCGCGCGCCTCGAGGACGGGCGCGCCGAAGAAGTGGTCGCGACGGTGATGCAAGGCGAGCGACGTCTCGCCCGGGTGCGCGGCGACGCGAGCGTGGTGGTGCCCGCCGGCGACGAGCCGATCGTGCTGCGCTTCGAGGGCGGGCGCGGGCGCTTCGTGATCGCGTCGGTCGACGGGGTCGTCGACGTGGACGCCGCGCGGGCAGGGCGCGGGAGCGTGCCGATCGAGCGACGCTTCGTGAGCGAGCGCGGCGCGCGCTTCGTGGAGGTCGAGCTGACGCTGCGGCGCGATGCGCGCGAGGTCGCGATCTCGGTCCCGCTGCCCGCGGGCCTCGAGCTCGGAGCACGCGCCGGGGGCGCGACGCTCGGCGTGAGCGCGAGCGGACGTCGCTTCACCTGGTGGGGCGCCGAGGTCGACGGAGGTCCCGAAGTGCCGCGGATGGTGCGCGACGCGGCGGGGCTCGCGCTGCGCTGGGAGCGCCTCCGCGCCGGGCGCTACGTGGTGCGGGTGCCGCTGGTCGAGAGCGCGCGCGGGCGCTTCACCGCCGGTGCGGTGCTGCTGCGGACCGCCGACGACACGACCTGGGGCCTGGCGCCGCCGCTCGTGCTGGAGTGA
- a CDS encoding imelysin family protein: protein MRGAWLGLLLVACGAREEPPIIAPDEQATRAVKSYVDAEVAELARACDALCAAAPAPDSDGWSIERDRDAVERMRTEWRRARRAYEHVEGAIAILFPDTDASVDGRYEHEVELRRDDTPFDANGFVGMHAIERVLWADAIPAPTERFERALASYTPPRTPSSEAEARAFRDELCARLTGDVRAMERALGPLALDPATAWRGIVGSIEEQAEKVRLGTTGEDESRYAQHTLADMRANLEGGRAVLDAFAPMLAATPDAARERDAIDRELRALERVYAESGDDALPPVPREFDPDAPSERTPYGRLFVLLASASDPRAESSLAARLRHAGEAMGIAPIAR from the coding sequence ATGCGCGGGGCGTGGCTCGGGCTCCTGCTCGTCGCGTGCGGGGCGCGTGAGGAACCGCCGATCATCGCGCCCGACGAGCAGGCGACGCGCGCGGTGAAGTCGTACGTCGACGCCGAGGTCGCGGAGCTCGCGCGCGCCTGCGACGCGCTCTGCGCCGCCGCGCCCGCGCCCGATTCCGATGGATGGTCGATCGAGCGGGATCGCGACGCGGTCGAGCGCATGCGCACCGAGTGGCGCCGCGCCCGTCGGGCCTACGAGCACGTCGAGGGCGCGATCGCGATCCTGTTCCCCGACACCGACGCGTCGGTCGACGGACGTTACGAGCACGAGGTCGAGCTGCGCCGCGACGACACGCCCTTCGACGCGAACGGCTTCGTCGGCATGCACGCGATCGAGCGCGTCCTGTGGGCCGACGCGATCCCCGCGCCCACCGAGCGCTTCGAGCGTGCGCTCGCGAGCTACACGCCGCCGAGAACGCCGTCGAGCGAGGCCGAGGCGCGCGCGTTCCGCGACGAGCTGTGTGCGCGTCTGACCGGCGACGTGCGCGCGATGGAGCGCGCGCTCGGGCCGCTCGCGCTCGATCCCGCGACCGCGTGGCGCGGCATCGTGGGCTCGATCGAGGAGCAAGCGGAGAAGGTGCGGCTCGGCACGACCGGCGAGGACGAGTCGCGATATGCGCAGCACACGCTCGCGGACATGCGGGCGAACCTCGAGGGCGGGCGCGCGGTGCTCGACGCGTTCGCGCCGATGCTGGCAGCGACGCCCGATGCGGCGCGCGAGCGCGACGCGATCGATCGCGAGCTGCGCGCGCTCGAGCGGGTCTACGCGGAGAGCGGCGACGACGCGCTGCCGCCCGTGCCTCGGGAATTCGATCCCGACGCGCCGAGCGAGCGCACGCCCTACGGCCGGCTCTTCGTGCTGCTCGCGAGCGCGAGCGATCCCCGCGCCGAGAGCTCGCTCGCCGCACGTCTCCGACACGCCGGTGAGGCGATGGGGATCGCGCCGATCGCGCGGTGA
- a CDS encoding OsmC family protein: MDHAQQVPAQPTTLNGIDLQALATAGAALASDPTLAPVTFRASTSWRGAFRTVTEIADYDIGGNTVTRRHRLVTDEPLEILGGDSAPNPQDLILAALGSCMMVGFVAGATQRGIRIASLRIDTACSFDLRGAFGLDPSLPPGATVFHYTIRVSAPGASADALREIHDEVKARSPNRFHLTTPIRMESALVVE; the protein is encoded by the coding sequence ATGGATCACGCTCAGCAGGTTCCCGCGCAGCCCACCACCCTCAACGGCATCGATCTGCAGGCGCTCGCCACCGCGGGCGCCGCGCTCGCGAGCGATCCCACGCTGGCGCCCGTGACGTTCCGCGCCTCGACCTCGTGGCGTGGCGCGTTCCGCACCGTGACCGAGATCGCCGACTACGACATCGGCGGCAACACCGTGACGCGGCGCCATCGCCTCGTGACCGACGAGCCGCTCGAGATCCTCGGCGGCGACAGCGCGCCGAACCCCCAGGACCTCATCCTCGCGGCGCTCGGCTCCTGCATGATGGTCGGCTTCGTCGCGGGCGCGACCCAGCGCGGCATCCGCATCGCGTCGCTCCGGATCGACACCGCGTGCTCGTTCGATCTGCGCGGCGCGTTCGGGCTCGACCCCTCGCTGCCTCCCGGCGCGACGGTGTTCCACTACACGATCCGCGTGAGCGCGCCGGGCGCGAGCGCCGATGCGCTGCGCGAGATCCACGACGAGGTGAAGGCGCGCTCGCCGAACCGCTTCCACCTCACGACGCCGATCCGGATGGAGTCGGCGCTCGTCGTGGAGTGA